From one Lotus japonicus ecotype B-129 chromosome 3, LjGifu_v1.2 genomic stretch:
- the LOC130744481 gene encoding phosphoinositide phospholipase C 6-like, translated as MSFQEYHDMNAPMSHYFMYTGHNSYLTGNQLTSESSDEPIIEALHQGVRVIELDLWTSSSQDGIKVVGGRTLTTPVSLTKCLESIKEYAFVKSDFPVILTLEDHLTSKLQAKFTQMATQIFEEMLYYPQIDYLTEFPSPESLKNRIIISTKTPKEYLQSEISNGSESSDEEPSEQELSDSMAKLKKCK; from the exons ATGTCATTCCAGGAATATCATGATATGAACGCTCCCATGTCACATTATTTCATGTACACAGGACACAATTCCTACCTAACTGGGAATCAACTAACCAGCGAGAGCAGTGATGAGCCAATTATTGAAGCTTTGCACCAAGGTGTACGAGTAATTGAACTAGATTTATGgacatcttcatctcaagatGGTATTAAAGTTGTTGGTGGAAG GACACTTACCACTCCAGTCTCCCTAACCAAATGTTTGGAGTCCATTAAGGAATATGCATTTGTCAAATCAGATTTTCCAGTGATTCTAACTCTGGAAGACCATCTAACATCAAAACTTCAGGCTAAATTTACACAA ATGGCAACTCAAATATTTGAAGAAATGCTTTATTATCCTCAGATAGATTATTTGACTGAATTCCCCTCTCCTGAATCATTGAAAAATAGGATAATTATATCAACCAAAACACCAAAGGAATATTTACAATCTGAGATATCAAATGGAAGTGAATCTTCAGATGAAGAACCAAGTGAACAAGAATTGTCAGATTCTATGGCTAAACTAAAAA AATGTAAGTGA